A single window of Archangium gephyra DNA harbors:
- a CDS encoding ABC transporter substrate-binding protein/permease — protein sequence MTRALLLGLVLVCLPTFAQEAPPAEPQGLAAVRARGELWWGADAQGGAPYVFQDPMDPNRLIGFEVDLAEALAAKLGVRARPVLGPWDSLLELLARGDFDVALNGIEVAEEKKRVCELSRAYYAAAERLTVRRGDPQAPHSLAQVKERRVGTLPGSLAERILRREGAQVKTYEGGQDEIYADLRLGRTDAVLLDEPITRYYGAIDPELEVVPGTFGEVRYAVAVRKGEESLREALDTALEELARDGTLRRIYERWGLWNAETAELLGDPDPSPRGVPEQYESWRAAVGRVPPFLERVTERYPATLSLFARGALMTLGVSLLSMALAVAAGGVLALTRVYGPLPLRWLATAYIEVVRGTPLLVQLTLVYFGLPQLGLRLEPLTAGVLTLGLNYAAAEAENYRAGLASVPAGQHEAARVLGLSRWQTLRHVVMPQAVRISLPPMTNDFIALLKDSSLVSLVTLTELTRTYLNLANAMRDHLGLGLLVAVLYLLLGLPFAHLARTVEARLGRHLKEVPR from the coding sequence GTGACCAGAGCCCTGCTCCTCGGCCTCGTCCTCGTCTGTCTTCCCACCTTCGCGCAGGAGGCGCCCCCCGCCGAGCCCCAGGGACTCGCGGCGGTACGGGCCCGCGGCGAGCTGTGGTGGGGCGCGGACGCGCAAGGCGGTGCCCCCTACGTCTTCCAGGATCCCATGGATCCCAACCGCCTCATCGGGTTCGAGGTGGACCTGGCGGAGGCGCTCGCCGCGAAGCTGGGCGTGCGCGCGCGGCCGGTGCTCGGCCCGTGGGACTCGCTGCTGGAGCTGCTGGCGCGCGGCGACTTCGACGTGGCGCTCAACGGGATTGAAGTGGCCGAGGAGAAGAAGCGCGTCTGCGAGCTCTCGCGCGCCTACTACGCCGCCGCCGAGCGGCTCACGGTGCGCCGGGGAGACCCCCAGGCGCCCCACTCGCTCGCCCAGGTGAAGGAGCGCCGGGTGGGGACGCTGCCCGGCTCGCTCGCCGAGCGCATCCTCCGCCGCGAGGGCGCCCAGGTGAAGACGTACGAGGGCGGCCAGGATGAAATCTACGCGGACCTGCGGCTGGGCCGCACGGACGCGGTGCTGCTGGACGAGCCCATCACCCGGTACTACGGCGCCATCGACCCGGAGCTGGAGGTGGTGCCGGGCACCTTCGGCGAGGTGCGCTACGCGGTGGCGGTGCGCAAGGGCGAGGAGTCGCTGCGCGAGGCGCTGGACACGGCGCTGGAGGAGCTGGCGCGCGACGGCACGCTGCGCCGCATCTACGAGCGCTGGGGCCTGTGGAACGCCGAGACGGCGGAGCTGCTGGGAGACCCGGACCCGAGCCCCCGGGGCGTGCCGGAGCAGTACGAGTCCTGGCGCGCGGCGGTGGGCCGGGTGCCACCCTTCCTCGAGCGCGTGACGGAGCGCTACCCGGCCACGCTGTCGCTCTTCGCCCGCGGGGCGCTGATGACGCTGGGCGTGTCGCTGCTGTCCATGGCGCTGGCGGTGGCCGCGGGCGGGGTGCTGGCGCTCACGCGCGTCTACGGCCCCCTGCCCCTGCGCTGGCTGGCCACCGCCTATATCGAGGTGGTGCGCGGCACGCCGCTGCTGGTGCAGCTCACCCTGGTGTACTTCGGGCTGCCGCAGCTCGGCCTCCGGCTGGAGCCGCTCACGGCGGGCGTGCTGACGCTGGGGCTCAACTACGCGGCGGCCGAGGCGGAGAACTACCGGGCGGGGCTGGCCAGCGTCCCCGCGGGCCAGCACGAGGCGGCGCGGGTGCTCGGCCTGTCGCGCTGGCAGACGCTGCGGCACGTCGTCATGCCCCAGGCCGTGCGCATCTCCCTGCCGCCCATGACGAATGACTTCATCGCGCTGCTCAAGGACAGCTCCCTCGTGTCGCTGGTGACACTCACCGAGCTCACGCGCACCTACCTCAACCTCGCCAACGCCATGAGGGACCACCTGGGCCTGGGGCTGCTGGTGGCCGTGCTGTACCTGCTGCTTGGCCTGCCCTTCGCGCACCTGGCGCGCACGGTGGAGGCGCGGCTCGGCCGGCACCTGAAGGAGGTGCCGCGATGA
- a CDS encoding lysylphosphatidylglycerol synthase domain-containing protein translates to MPCPPADASTSRARLVLAALAKKPGTAHLYGHPLLARRRGGRMVGGERQQWSLGALAVSLPPVVRKPLGARVLAVLHPVCAVLGVALLAVLVQRAGAEELGRVLARAAPWLPLVLLLEVARQGLDAVATWVAYGHRAREVPWHCMLRAQLISTAVSSVAPGGRASGEATKAALLSPYTGGATALAAAATSQAASLVSAGLVCLPCAFAAYLRTGASWLTLVLGVHALVLLLVGLGMHAGMHGRALPPTRPLVATLLGRTLQVAQYGTLAVAVGIDTTAVEALLAQGLHLVSMVVGALVPGQFGVRDGAFALSAPAFGTTPARALSIALLAHGTQGLFVLLGSLTPLVWKVHPPSWAPHAR, encoded by the coding sequence GTGCCCTGTCCACCCGCGGACGCGAGCACCAGCCGGGCGCGGCTCGTCCTCGCGGCGCTCGCCAAGAAGCCGGGCACTGCGCACCTTTACGGACATCCGCTGCTCGCACGGCGGAGGGGAGGGCGCATGGTGGGTGGCGAGCGACAGCAGTGGAGCCTGGGCGCGCTGGCCGTGAGCCTTCCCCCGGTGGTGCGCAAGCCCCTGGGGGCGCGGGTGCTGGCGGTGCTGCACCCGGTGTGCGCGGTACTGGGCGTGGCCCTGCTCGCGGTGCTCGTGCAGCGCGCGGGCGCCGAGGAGCTGGGGCGGGTGCTGGCGCGCGCGGCGCCGTGGTTGCCCCTGGTGCTGCTGCTCGAGGTGGCGCGCCAGGGCCTGGACGCGGTGGCCACGTGGGTGGCGTACGGCCACCGGGCGCGGGAGGTGCCCTGGCACTGCATGCTCCGCGCGCAGCTCATCAGCACGGCCGTGTCGAGCGTGGCGCCCGGAGGACGCGCCTCGGGCGAGGCGACGAAGGCGGCGCTGCTCAGCCCGTACACGGGAGGAGCCACGGCCCTGGCGGCGGCGGCCACCTCGCAGGCGGCCTCGCTGGTGTCCGCGGGCCTCGTCTGCCTTCCCTGTGCCTTCGCGGCCTACCTGCGCACGGGGGCCTCGTGGCTGACGCTCGTGCTCGGCGTGCACGCGCTGGTGCTGCTGCTCGTGGGCCTGGGCATGCACGCGGGAATGCACGGCCGCGCGCTGCCCCCCACCCGGCCCCTGGTGGCCACCCTCCTCGGCCGGACGCTGCAGGTGGCGCAGTACGGCACCCTCGCGGTGGCGGTGGGCATCGACACCACCGCGGTGGAGGCGCTCCTCGCCCAGGGGCTCCACCTGGTGTCCATGGTGGTGGGCGCCCTGGTGCCCGGACAGTTCGGCGTGAGGGATGGGGCCTTCGCGCTCTCGGCCCCGGCCTTCGGCACCACCCCGGCCCGGGCCCTGTCCATCGCCCTGCTCGCCCACGGCACGCAGGGACTGTTCGTCCTGCTCGGCTCGCTCACCCCCCTGGTGTGGAAGGTGCATCCCCCTTCCTGGGCGCCCCATGCCCGTTAG
- a CDS encoding aldo/keto reductase — translation MLTRTIPKSGEKLPVIGLGTWQTFDVGPSPGERKSQKEVLQKFLAAGARVIDSSPMYGRAEQVVGDLLRELGQERTPFLATKVWTTGREAGVEQMRDSLRKLRPGQLDLMQVHNLVDWRTHLPTLREWKAAGRIRYLGVTHYQRGAFDDLEKLIREESLDFVQLPCSIARRDAEQRLLPAAAEHGTAVLVMQPFESGELFRKVKGKSLPPWAADFDCKSWAEFFLKYLLGHPAVTCPIPATSNPRHLEDNLRAGSGRLPGEKTRARMVEYLGL, via the coding sequence ATGCTGACGCGCACCATTCCCAAGAGCGGTGAGAAGCTGCCCGTCATCGGGCTCGGCACCTGGCAGACGTTCGACGTGGGGCCCTCCCCGGGCGAGCGCAAGTCCCAGAAGGAGGTGCTCCAGAAATTCCTCGCGGCCGGCGCCCGCGTCATCGACTCCTCCCCCATGTACGGCCGCGCCGAGCAGGTGGTGGGAGACCTGCTGCGCGAGCTCGGCCAGGAGCGCACCCCCTTCCTCGCCACCAAGGTGTGGACCACCGGCCGCGAGGCCGGCGTGGAGCAGATGCGCGACTCGCTGCGCAAGCTGCGGCCCGGGCAGCTCGACTTGATGCAGGTGCACAACCTCGTGGACTGGCGCACGCACCTGCCCACCCTGCGCGAATGGAAGGCCGCCGGGCGCATCCGCTACCTCGGCGTCACCCACTACCAGCGCGGGGCCTTCGACGACCTGGAGAAGCTCATCCGCGAGGAGTCCCTGGACTTCGTCCAGCTGCCCTGCTCCATCGCCCGGCGCGACGCCGAGCAACGGCTGCTGCCCGCCGCCGCCGAGCACGGCACCGCCGTCCTGGTGATGCAGCCCTTCGAGAGCGGCGAGCTCTTCCGCAAGGTGAAGGGCAAGTCCCTGCCGCCCTGGGCCGCCGACTTCGACTGCAAGAGCTGGGCGGAGTTCTTCCTTAAATACCTGCTCGGACACCCGGCCGTGACGTGCCCCATTCCCGCCACCAGCAACCCGCGCCACCTCGAGGACAACCTGCGCGCGGGCTCCGGGCGCCTGCCCGGGGAGAAGACCCGGGCCCGCATGGTGGAGTACCTCGGCCTGTAG
- a CDS encoding LA_2272 family surface repeat-containing protein: MKLQSSVCAGVMAAMVSFPAMSFPEGTEPPAAEPVQAPVVEAPVVQAPVVEASQQAPAREVHIPFSISLLPGISANGFESGRVVNNISLGVLATHAGRVDGLAMAMVGNWVDREMRGVEWAMGANYAGQVQGTQMALGVNVAGGSLKGWQTALGVNVAAGEMVGAQFAVGLNVAAGKSWGLQAATGLNLAEELKGVQFSSGLNLASRLSGAQFSLLNVGGEVSGAQVGLVNVGGRVKGLQLGLINVASEADSSLGLLSFVGNGQQHVQAWGSEMAMTNVALKLGGRHMHTLFTVGLRPEREGRQRLWSAGLGMGGHIPVGHFFVDVDALAHSLHTGGVHRALGAPAGAAAAGGGLAAVPPLRHLRRPDGQHARVLRG, translated from the coding sequence ATGAAGCTCCAGAGCTCGGTGTGCGCGGGAGTCATGGCGGCGATGGTGTCGTTCCCGGCGATGTCGTTCCCGGAGGGGACGGAGCCGCCGGCGGCCGAGCCGGTACAGGCTCCGGTGGTGGAGGCCCCGGTGGTGCAGGCTCCGGTGGTGGAGGCCTCCCAGCAGGCGCCCGCGCGGGAGGTGCACATTCCGTTCAGCATCTCGCTGCTGCCGGGCATCAGCGCCAACGGTTTCGAGAGTGGCCGTGTGGTGAACAACATCTCCCTGGGGGTGCTGGCGACGCATGCGGGCCGGGTGGACGGCCTGGCGATGGCGATGGTGGGCAACTGGGTGGACCGGGAGATGCGCGGGGTGGAGTGGGCGATGGGGGCCAACTACGCCGGGCAGGTGCAGGGCACGCAGATGGCGTTGGGCGTGAACGTGGCGGGGGGCTCGCTCAAGGGCTGGCAGACGGCGCTGGGCGTGAACGTGGCGGCTGGGGAGATGGTGGGGGCGCAGTTCGCCGTGGGCCTCAACGTGGCGGCGGGGAAGTCCTGGGGCCTGCAGGCGGCGACGGGGCTCAACCTCGCCGAGGAGCTCAAGGGCGTGCAGTTCTCCTCGGGCCTCAACCTCGCGAGCCGCCTGAGTGGCGCGCAGTTCTCGCTGTTGAACGTGGGCGGAGAGGTGAGCGGCGCGCAGGTGGGCCTCGTCAACGTGGGCGGGCGGGTGAAGGGCCTGCAGCTGGGCCTCATCAACGTGGCGAGCGAGGCGGACAGCTCGCTGGGCCTGCTGAGCTTCGTGGGCAATGGCCAGCAGCACGTGCAGGCGTGGGGCAGCGAGATGGCCATGACGAACGTGGCGTTGAAGCTGGGAGGCCGGCACATGCACACGCTGTTCACGGTGGGCCTGAGGCCGGAGCGCGAGGGCCGGCAGCGCCTGTGGTCAGCGGGTCTGGGAATGGGAGGCCACATCCCGGTGGGGCACTTCTTCGTGGACGTGGACGCGCTGGCCCACTCGCTGCACACGGGGGGGGTTCATCGAGCCCTCGGGGCACCTGCTGGCGCAGCTGCGGCTGGTGGCGGGCTGGCAGCCGTACCGCCACTTCGCCATCTTCGGAGGCCTGACGGCCAACACGCTCGTGTCCTTCGTGGATGA
- a CDS encoding lamin tail domain-containing protein codes for MLTRPWSPLRPLLLLTLLPTLAWSQGLRFTTLDIGQGDAAVLIAPGGCVALFDGGPTGSGATIKAYLKSLGVTNIDMAFVSHMHADHLGGIDEVDVGTDAVSIDAVYDHGGTYNSSAYDDYVSHFSGRRNTVSRGQSFSLCGQVTLTVVAANGNGISSTDENTKSVTVKISYGAFDALVGGDLTSTPDIESTLLADVGELELYKVHHHGSRTSSGNALLDATNPTVSFISVGRDNTYGHPTAECLDRLTAHGSAIWQTEDPASNKLLGHIQLSSSTGDAFVVTQGTRSVSYASKGTGPDTQAPSVPGALVASALSPTEVSLSWNASTDNVRVTGYRVYRSTSGGAYALAGTSSTTGFADLGLSAGVTYGYQVTALDAAGNESSPASASTRTPAPGLTVTSPNGGESWAGGGARAITWTSQDLSNVKLEYTLNNGGTWQLIASSVAASTGSYTWTVPNSASTAARVRATDAFGSASDMSDGTFTITASATPAKVILNELLANEPGSDTDGEFVELVNVGGAAIDISGWTLADATSVRHTFAAGTVLGAGKAIVVFGGASGIPSGTPNAVAASTGTLSLNNTSDTVTVKTSSAKNATTIDSFSYTSSLASQDGVSMNRSPDATATGGFVLHTSLSTRSASPGLRVNGTAF; via the coding sequence ATGCTCACCCGCCCGTGGTCCCCGCTGCGTCCCTTGTTGCTGCTCACCCTGTTGCCCACGCTCGCCTGGTCGCAGGGCCTGCGCTTCACCACCCTGGACATCGGCCAGGGCGACGCCGCGGTGCTCATCGCGCCCGGGGGGTGCGTGGCGCTGTTCGACGGAGGCCCCACCGGCTCGGGCGCCACCATCAAGGCCTACCTCAAGTCGCTGGGGGTGACGAACATCGACATGGCCTTCGTCTCGCACATGCACGCGGACCACCTGGGCGGCATCGACGAGGTGGACGTGGGCACGGACGCCGTCTCCATCGACGCGGTGTACGACCACGGCGGCACGTACAACTCGAGCGCCTATGACGACTACGTCAGCCACTTCAGCGGCCGGCGCAACACCGTGTCCCGCGGGCAGAGCTTCTCGTTGTGTGGCCAGGTGACGCTCACCGTGGTCGCCGCCAACGGCAACGGCATCTCCAGCACGGACGAGAACACCAAATCCGTCACGGTGAAGATCTCCTACGGCGCGTTCGACGCGCTGGTCGGCGGAGACCTCACCAGCACCCCGGACATCGAGTCCACCCTCCTGGCCGACGTGGGCGAGCTCGAGCTGTACAAGGTGCACCACCACGGCTCGCGCACCTCGTCCGGCAACGCGCTCCTGGACGCGACGAACCCCACCGTGTCCTTCATCTCCGTGGGCCGCGACAACACCTACGGCCACCCGACGGCCGAGTGCCTGGACCGGCTGACGGCGCATGGCTCGGCCATCTGGCAGACGGAGGACCCCGCCTCGAACAAGTTGCTGGGCCACATCCAGCTGAGCTCCTCCACGGGTGACGCTTTCGTGGTGACGCAGGGCACGCGCAGCGTCTCCTATGCCTCCAAGGGCACGGGCCCGGACACCCAGGCCCCCTCCGTGCCGGGCGCGCTGGTGGCCAGCGCCCTCTCCCCCACGGAAGTCTCCCTGTCTTGGAATGCCTCCACCGACAACGTGCGCGTGACGGGCTACCGGGTCTACCGGAGCACCAGCGGCGGCGCCTACGCGCTGGCGGGGACGTCCTCCACCACCGGCTTCGCGGACCTGGGCCTCTCGGCCGGCGTCACCTACGGGTACCAGGTGACGGCCCTGGACGCGGCGGGCAACGAGTCCTCGCCGGCCAGCGCCTCCACGCGCACGCCCGCGCCGGGCCTCACCGTCACCAGCCCCAACGGTGGCGAGAGCTGGGCCGGCGGCGGCGCCCGCGCCATCACCTGGACGTCCCAGGACCTCTCCAACGTGAAGCTCGAGTACACGCTCAACAACGGCGGCACGTGGCAGCTCATCGCCAGCAGCGTGGCCGCGTCCACCGGCAGCTACACGTGGACGGTGCCCAACTCGGCCAGCACGGCGGCGCGGGTGCGCGCCACGGATGCCTTCGGCTCCGCCTCGGACATGAGCGATGGCACCTTCACCATCACCGCGTCCGCCACGCCCGCCAAGGTCATCCTCAACGAGCTGCTCGCCAACGAGCCCGGCAGCGACACCGATGGTGAATTCGTGGAGCTGGTGAACGTGGGCGGCGCGGCCATCGACATCAGCGGCTGGACACTCGCGGATGCCACCTCGGTGCGGCACACCTTCGCCGCGGGCACGGTGCTCGGCGCGGGCAAGGCCATCGTGGTGTTCGGCGGGGCCAGTGGGATTCCCTCGGGCACGCCCAACGCCGTGGCCGCCTCCACCGGCACGCTCAGCCTCAACAACACCAGCGACACGGTGACGGTGAAGACCTCGTCCGCCAAGAACGCGACGACGATCGACTCGTTCAGCTACACGAGCAGCCTGGCCAGCCAGGACGGCGTGTCCATGAACCGCAGCCCCGACGCGACCGCCACCGGCGGCTTCGTGCTGCACACGAGCCTCTCGACCCGGAGCGCGTCGCCAGGCCTGCGTGTGAACGGCACCGCCTTCTGA